Proteins co-encoded in one Candidatus Omnitrophota bacterium genomic window:
- a CDS encoding CinA family protein, which yields METIAKQIHTLLIKNKKTVAVAESCTGGYTCMLLTQFPGSSAYFLAGIVAYHNSSKTKLLGISKEILKKHGAVSAIVARKMAEHIRKTTGANLSIGITGIAGPSGATKNKPIGTVFIGLSGKRQIVKRFLLRGTRMDIQKKTALKALQLLKKII from the coding sequence ATGGAAACCATTGCCAAACAAATACATACGCTGCTGATTAAGAATAAAAAGACTGTTGCTGTGGCTGAATCCTGCACTGGAGGATACACCTGCATGCTTCTCACTCAATTTCCAGGCAGTTCTGCTTATTTCTTAGCTGGGATAGTAGCCTATCACAATAGCTCTAAAACAAAACTATTGGGTATTTCCAAAGAGATCTTAAAAAAACACGGGGCGGTAAGCGCCATTGTAGCAAGAAAAATGGCTGAGCATATCCGTAAAACTACCGGCGCAAACTTAAGCATCGGAATAACCGGCATTGCCGGCCCATCTGGAGCAACAAAAAATAAACCCATAGGAACAGTATTTATCGGCTTGTCAGGAAAAAGGCAAATTGTTAAAAGATTTCTATTGCGCGGCACAAGAATGGATATACAGAAAAAAACTGCTTTAAAAGCCTTGCAACTATTAAAAAAAATAATATGA